One Deinococcus grandis DNA window includes the following coding sequences:
- a CDS encoding ABC transporter permease subunit, protein MSGLPVTDAPLAVQDVTVRLGGEVILSCVTLDVRRGEFLALIGPSGGGKSTLLRVLAGLLSPESGSVHIGTPPALVFQDYRLLPWRTALRNVQLPADLGAGGGLSAPEALQLVGMEAYGPYFPAQLSGGMRARVALARALAQSGDVLLLDEPFAALDALVRERFNAELRHLHEKTGRTTVLVTHSIREAVWLADRVAVLRGGRIVEVLDTRGEGRVSAYTDGLEAHLRAVLGTGDSTRLRAEARAERSAAWLLPALAVLLAGVAWQLGASALNQPFLLPTPGAVWQEGVRTAPGLLAAFGVTVKTALVGTLLGALTGVLIGYPLARWRALERFLSPFIVASQSTPIVVLAPLLVSWLGFGFLPAVIVSALSALYPMLVATLVGVRELEATFHELFSTLRASRWQRLTRLEFPGALPVLLGGLRLAASLALIGAVVWEFVDPNQKGLGLAVQVAGTYQNKAGQFAAIALLIGYGVLVYAVITGLERRVMRRRGR, encoded by the coding sequence GTGAGCGGGCTGCCCGTCACGGACGCGCCGCTGGCCGTGCAGGACGTCACGGTGCGGCTGGGCGGCGAGGTGATCCTCAGCTGCGTGACGCTGGACGTGCGCCGGGGGGAGTTCCTGGCGCTGATCGGTCCGTCGGGCGGCGGGAAGAGCACGCTGCTGCGGGTGCTGGCCGGGCTGCTGAGCCCCGAATCGGGGTCGGTGCACATCGGGACGCCGCCCGCGCTGGTGTTCCAGGATTACCGGCTGCTGCCGTGGCGTACGGCGCTGCGAAACGTGCAGCTGCCCGCCGATCTGGGCGCCGGGGGTGGCCTGAGCGCCCCGGAGGCGCTGCAACTGGTGGGGATGGAGGCGTACGGGCCGTACTTCCCGGCGCAGCTGTCCGGGGGGATGCGGGCGCGGGTGGCGCTGGCGCGGGCGCTGGCGCAGAGCGGGGACGTGCTGCTGCTGGACGAGCCGTTCGCGGCGCTGGACGCGCTGGTCCGCGAGCGCTTCAACGCGGAACTGCGGCACCTGCACGAGAAGACGGGCCGGACGACGGTGCTCGTGACGCACTCGATCCGCGAGGCGGTGTGGCTGGCCGACCGGGTGGCGGTGCTGCGTGGCGGGCGGATCGTGGAGGTGCTCGACACGCGCGGTGAGGGCCGCGTGAGCGCCTACACGGACGGGCTGGAGGCGCACCTGCGCGCGGTGCTGGGCACCGGGGACTCCACGCGGCTGCGGGCCGAGGCGCGTGCGGAGCGCAGCGCGGCGTGGCTGCTGCCCGCGCTGGCGGTGCTGCTCGCGGGGGTCGCGTGGCAGCTGGGGGCCTCAGCGCTGAATCAGCCGTTCCTGCTGCCCACGCCGGGCGCGGTGTGGCAGGAGGGGGTCCGCACCGCCCCGGGGTTACTGGCGGCGTTCGGCGTGACGGTGAAGACGGCGCTGGTGGGCACGCTGCTGGGCGCACTGACGGGCGTACTGATCGGGTACCCGCTGGCGCGCTGGCGGGCCCTGGAGCGCTTCCTGAGCCCGTTCATCGTGGCGTCGCAGAGCACGCCGATCGTGGTGCTCGCGCCGCTGCTCGTGTCGTGGCTGGGCTTCGGGTTCCTCCCGGCGGTGATCGTGTCGGCCCTGAGCGCCCTGTACCCCATGCTGGTCGCCACGCTGGTCGGCGTGCGGGAACTGGAGGCGACCTTCCACGAGCTGTTCAGCACCCTGCGCGCCTCGCGCTGGCAGCGCCTGACCCGCCTGGAGTTCCCCGGCGCGCTGCCGGTGCTGCTGGGCGGGTTGCGGCTGGCGGCCAGCCTGGCGCTGATCGGGGCAGTCGTGTGGGAATTCGTGGACCCGAACCAGAAGGGCCTGGGGCTGGCGGTGCAGGTCGCCGGGACGTACCAGAACAAGGCCGGGCAGTTCGCGGCCATCGCGCTGCTGATCGGGTACGGGGTGCTGGTGTACGCGGTGATCACGGGCCTGGAACGCCGCGTGATGCGCCGCCGGGGTCGGTAG